In Cloacibacterium caeni, a single window of DNA contains:
- a CDS encoding DUF4294 domain-containing protein, whose amino-acid sequence MKFQNIFTIFLLLFSLSFQAQQDTIKIELKALKDVPKEKLQKDDFGNIFYYDEKQKARIYEINGEKVVVMDELLLMQRPHFNNQLDRNFYYFLNKKLNRVYPYFITALEQYRDIQDELSKIDDDRKRAYIRKRQEGLANQYETQLRDLTTTEGRIFAKLMHRATGKTVYEIIKELRGNWSAFWWNVKGNIADVDIKEPYDPHANRQDAFVESLLYSNWNLGYLQPYEGYRDFKTKK is encoded by the coding sequence ATGAAATTTCAGAACATTTTCACCATATTTCTTTTGTTGTTTAGCTTATCATTTCAGGCTCAACAAGATACTATAAAAATAGAATTGAAGGCACTAAAAGATGTTCCAAAAGAAAAACTTCAAAAAGATGATTTTGGGAATATTTTTTATTACGACGAAAAGCAAAAAGCTAGAATTTACGAAATCAACGGAGAAAAAGTAGTGGTGATGGATGAGTTGCTTCTCATGCAGAGACCTCATTTTAATAACCAACTTGACCGTAATTTCTATTATTTTCTCAATAAAAAATTGAATAGAGTTTATCCCTATTTCATTACCGCTCTAGAGCAATACAGAGATATCCAAGATGAACTTTCTAAAATAGATGATGATAGAAAAAGAGCTTACATCAGAAAAAGGCAAGAAGGGCTCGCCAATCAATATGAAACCCAATTAAGGGATTTGACGACTACAGAAGGTAGAATTTTTGCCAAATTAATGCACAGAGCTACTGGAAAAACAGTGTACGAAATCATTAAAGAATTGCGTGGAAATTGGAGTGCTTTTTGGTGGAATGTAAAAGGAAATATTGCAGATGTAGACATTAAAGAACCTTATGATCCGCATGCTAATAGACAAGATGCTTTTGTAGAATCTCTTTTGTATTCTAACTGGAATTTAGGATATTTGCAGCCTTATGAAGGATACAGAGATTTTAAAACAAAAAAATAA
- a CDS encoding M28 family peptidase, translating into MKFENKSLKFLEKYLNTASPTGFEQNGQKIWADYIKPYVDEIRVDHYGTCYGIINPEAEFKVVIEAHADEISWYVNYISDDGMIYVIRNGGSDQMIAPSKTVHIHGEKGIVKGVFGWPAIHTRSANPHEPVPKIENIFIDCGCISKEEVENLGIYVGCMITYPDEFFELNNRYFVCRALDNRMGGFMIAEVARLLKENKKKLPFGLYITNSVQEEVGLYGATMIAQTIKPNIAIVTDVTHDTTTPHIEKKKEGHMKCGDGPVIAYAPSVHHIIRDLITDTAKKKKIPFQRNALSRATGTDTDSFAFSNGGVPSALISLPLRYMHTTVEMVAKEDVANVIQLIYETLLQIKPNMSLKYF; encoded by the coding sequence ATGAAATTTGAAAATAAATCTTTAAAATTTTTAGAAAAATATTTGAACACTGCTTCGCCAACTGGTTTTGAGCAGAATGGGCAAAAAATTTGGGCAGATTATATTAAGCCTTATGTAGACGAAATAAGAGTAGACCACTATGGAACTTGCTACGGAATCATCAATCCAGAAGCGGAGTTCAAAGTAGTGATAGAAGCTCATGCCGACGAAATTTCTTGGTACGTAAATTACATTTCTGATGATGGAATGATTTACGTAATTAGAAACGGAGGTTCAGACCAAATGATTGCTCCTTCTAAAACGGTACACATTCACGGAGAAAAAGGCATTGTAAAAGGAGTTTTCGGTTGGCCAGCTATTCATACCAGAAGCGCAAATCCTCATGAACCTGTACCAAAAATTGAAAATATTTTCATTGATTGCGGTTGTATATCTAAAGAAGAAGTAGAAAATTTAGGAATTTATGTAGGTTGTATGATTACTTATCCAGATGAATTTTTTGAACTCAACAACCGTTATTTCGTTTGTAGAGCGCTAGACAACAGAATGGGCGGATTTATGATTGCAGAAGTAGCGAGACTTTTAAAAGAAAACAAAAAGAAACTACCTTTTGGTTTATATATCACCAATTCTGTGCAAGAAGAAGTGGGTTTATATGGAGCAACAATGATTGCACAAACTATAAAACCAAATATCGCTATCGTTACAGACGTTACTCATGACACCACTACTCCACACATCGAGAAGAAAAAAGAAGGTCACATGAAATGTGGAGACGGACCTGTAATTGCTTATGCTCCTTCTGTTCATCACATCATCAGAGATTTAATCACAGATACCGCTAAGAAAAAGAAAATTCCTTTCCAGAGAAATGCTTTAAGCAGAGCAACAGGAACGGATACAGATTCTTTCGCATTTTCTAACGGAGGTGTTCCTTCTGCACTGATTTCTCTACCATTAAGATACATGCACACTACGGTAGAAATGGTTGCCAAAGAAGATGTAGCCAATGTTATTCAACTCATTTATGAAACTTTGCTTCAAATAAAACCAAACATGAGTTTAAAATATTTTTAA
- a CDS encoding CoA transferase subunit A has translation MINKTVKNVTEACADIQDGATIMLGGFGLCGIPENSIAELVKKGVKNLTCISNNAGVDDFGLGLLLQKKQIKKMISSYVGENAEFERQLLSGELEVELIPQGTLATRCMAAGYGMPAIFTPAGVGTEVAEGKEVRNFNGKDYLLEYAFDADFAIVKAWKGDTAGNLIYRSTARNFNPMMAMAGKITIAEVEELVEAGELDPDQIHTPGIYVHRIFQGENYEKRIEQRTVRSKI, from the coding sequence ATGATTAATAAAACAGTAAAAAACGTAACAGAAGCTTGTGCTGATATTCAAGACGGCGCTACTATTATGCTCGGTGGTTTCGGTTTATGCGGTATTCCAGAAAATTCTATCGCCGAACTCGTAAAAAAGGGAGTTAAAAACCTTACTTGTATTTCTAATAATGCAGGTGTAGATGATTTCGGATTGGGTTTATTGCTGCAAAAAAAGCAAATCAAGAAAATGATTTCTTCTTACGTGGGCGAAAACGCTGAATTTGAGCGTCAATTGCTTTCTGGAGAATTAGAAGTTGAACTGATTCCTCAAGGAACTTTGGCAACTCGCTGTATGGCTGCAGGTTACGGTATGCCTGCAATTTTCACTCCAGCTGGTGTAGGAACAGAAGTTGCAGAAGGAAAAGAAGTTAGAAATTTTAATGGAAAAGATTATTTGTTAGAATATGCTTTTGATGCAGATTTCGCTATTGTAAAAGCTTGGAAAGGCGATACTGCAGGAAATCTCATTTATCGTTCTACCGCTAGAAATTTTAATCCAATGATGGCGATGGCTGGTAAAATTACTATTGCCGAAGTAGAAGAATTGGTAGAAGCTGGAGAACTAGATCCAGACCAAATTCACACTCCAGGAATTTATGTTCATAGAATTTTCCAAGGCGAAAATTATGAAAAGCGTATTGAACAGAGAACTGTTCGTTCTAAAATTTAA
- a CDS encoding 3-oxoacid CoA-transferase subunit B, with protein MGLTKEQIAMRIAREIKNNTYVNLGIGIPTLVANYIPEGFNVVLQSENGILGMGPFPFEGDEDADLINAGKQTVTLLKGASIFDGTTSFGMIRAQKVDLTILGAMEVSENGDIANWKIPGKMVKGMGGAMDLVASAKNIIVAMQQVNKHGESKLLPKCTLPLTGVKCIKKIVTELGVYEVKDGAFHCLERAPGVSIDDIKKATAGKLIIDDNVPEMVF; from the coding sequence ATGGGACTTACAAAAGAACAAATTGCAATGAGAATTGCAAGAGAAATAAAAAACAACACGTATGTAAATTTAGGAATTGGTATTCCTACATTGGTAGCGAATTACATTCCAGAAGGTTTTAATGTAGTGTTACAATCTGAAAACGGAATTCTGGGAATGGGACCATTTCCTTTCGAAGGCGATGAAGATGCAGATCTAATTAATGCAGGAAAACAAACCGTTACCTTATTAAAAGGTGCATCTATTTTTGATGGCACAACAAGTTTTGGAATGATTAGAGCTCAAAAAGTAGACTTAACGATTCTTGGCGCAATGGAAGTTTCTGAAAATGGAGACATTGCCAATTGGAAAATTCCTGGAAAAATGGTGAAAGGAATGGGCGGCGCAATGGATTTAGTTGCTTCGGCGAAGAATATCATCGTAGCCATGCAACAAGTCAATAAACATGGCGAAAGCAAACTTTTACCAAAATGTACTTTGCCTTTAACTGGAGTGAAATGTATTAAAAAAATTGTAACAGAATTAGGCGTTTACGAAGTTAAAGATGGCGCATTTCATTGCTTAGAAAGAGCTCCTGGAGTTTCTATAGACGATATTAAAAAAGCAACTGCTGGAAAATTAATCATTGATGATAATGTACCTGAAATGGTTTTCTAA
- a CDS encoding GNAT family N-acetyltransferase, which translates to MEFSKLVKGFEVSEEGHKIGHIEFNIVNGVMKITHTEVDKKHSGKGIATELVKTAVEYARHKNLKVKPLCSLASHVLKKDDYSDILE; encoded by the coding sequence ATGGAATTTAGTAAATTGGTCAAAGGATTCGAAGTCTCTGAAGAAGGGCATAAAATCGGGCATATCGAGTTTAATATTGTAAATGGAGTGATGAAAATTACTCATACTGAAGTAGATAAAAAACATTCTGGTAAGGGAATTGCCACAGAATTGGTAAAAACTGCTGTAGAATATGCAAGGCATAAAAACCTAAAAGTGAAACCTCTTTGTTCGCTTGCTTCGCATGTCCTGAAAAAGGATGATTACTCAGATATTTTAGAATAA
- a CDS encoding Crp/Fnr family transcriptional regulator, translating into MENFQFQISRLLDAPIEIVQFCSEKIKVKNVQKGEFFLQPGEVCNDTFFVNKGLLRMYSIDKNGKEHILHFAPENWILVDRSSLYLNQPSDYYIDAVEPSEVLVLSPEYFDFLAENQPSVIAKQNVLLHKHVSSLQKRITQLLGATAEERYVDFLKTYPNIFERVPQWMVASYLGITPESLSRVRKELVRKK; encoded by the coding sequence TTGGAAAATTTTCAATTTCAAATTTCTAGATTACTTGATGCTCCTATAGAAATCGTACAGTTTTGTAGTGAGAAAATCAAAGTAAAAAATGTACAAAAAGGCGAGTTTTTCTTACAACCCGGCGAAGTATGTAATGATACATTTTTTGTGAATAAAGGCTTACTAAGAATGTACAGTATTGATAAAAACGGAAAAGAGCACATCTTGCATTTTGCTCCCGAAAACTGGATTTTAGTAGACCGAAGTAGTCTTTATCTTAATCAACCTTCAGATTATTACATAGATGCGGTAGAACCTTCAGAAGTTTTGGTGCTTTCGCCAGAATATTTTGATTTTTTAGCTGAAAATCAACCTTCAGTTATTGCAAAACAGAATGTTCTATTGCACAAACATGTAAGCAGTCTACAAAAAAGAATTACGCAATTATTGGGTGCGACAGCAGAAGAAAGATATGTAGATTTTTTGAAAACTTATCCTAATATTTTCGAAAGAGTTCCACAATGGATGGTGGCGTCTTACTTAGGGATTACCCCAGAAAGTTTGAGTCGTGTGAGAAAAGAATTGGTACGGAAAAAATAA
- the ytxJ gene encoding bacillithiol system redox-active protein YtxJ — translation MSIFNNIFGGNSNGSSLKEFWNEIQSSEDLETAIEASKLGKVVIFKHSTRCMISKTVLRNFERQIESESVDLPRFYYLDLLNHRDISNEIAQKFSVIHQSPQIVVIENGQVIHHASHDNIDLSLILAL, via the coding sequence ATGAGTATTTTTAACAATATATTTGGAGGAAATTCTAATGGCTCTTCTCTGAAAGAGTTTTGGAATGAAATACAGTCTTCAGAAGATTTAGAAACTGCAATAGAAGCCTCAAAACTAGGAAAAGTAGTGATTTTCAAACATTCTACCAGATGCATGATTAGCAAAACAGTTCTTAGAAATTTTGAAAGACAAATAGAGTCAGAATCTGTTGACTTGCCAAGATTTTATTATTTAGATTTATTAAATCATCGAGATATTTCTAATGAAATTGCCCAAAAATTTTCGGTCATTCATCAGAGTCCACAAATTGTAGTTATAGAAAACGGTCAAGTTATTCATCATGCTTCACATGATAATATTGATTTAAGTCTTATCTTAGCATTATAA
- a CDS encoding DUF1569 domain-containing protein produces MRKSLHNLSDVNEIINRIHFLHENSPRKWGSMNVSQMMVHCAKILEIPNKNLQLKHPHFLIRLIGVVTKYELRIFNNGIPHNMPTFKEVIVNETCDFLESKKYLLTTLDEYVWNASQNNLPKTHQLFGKMTKFDWGFLEYKHLHHHLKQFNV; encoded by the coding sequence GTGAGAAAATCTTTACACAATCTTTCAGACGTAAACGAAATCATCAATAGAATACATTTTCTACATGAGAATTCTCCTAGAAAATGGGGAAGTATGAATGTCTCACAAATGATGGTGCATTGTGCTAAAATCTTAGAAATTCCCAATAAAAATTTACAACTGAAACATCCTCATTTTCTAATTCGGCTTATTGGAGTAGTAACCAAGTACGAGCTCAGAATTTTCAATAACGGAATTCCACATAATATGCCCACTTTCAAAGAAGTGATAGTAAACGAAACCTGTGATTTTCTAGAAAGTAAAAAATATTTATTAACAACTTTAGATGAATATGTTTGGAATGCATCACAAAATAATTTACCCAAAACTCACCAATTATTCGGGAAAATGACGAAATTTGACTGGGGATTTTTAGAGTATAAACATCTTCATCATCATTTAAAACAATTTAATGTATGA
- a CDS encoding pseudouridine synthase, with product MSRERNSGKSNNRNSERRPSSPKSSKPSFDKPKRTRGTDTPKRGGEKTFDSREKYVKGDLKLSKKPFKKFEKDEDKAKSFVQKRRLEKLAKSENKETIRLNKYIANSGICSRREADELITQGLVEVNGKVISELGYQVQKTDRVVFDGQGITPEKPVYVLLNKPKGYISTTKDEKMRKTVMDLVANASPYRLFPVGRLDRSTTGVILLTNDGHMTKKLTHPSFNMKKIYHVTLDRKISKEDMQAIADGIRLEEGVAEVDAISYIDGKPKNEVGIEIHIGWNRVVRRIFQKMGYEVEALDRVMFAGLTKKNVKRGYWRILTDLEVNNLKML from the coding sequence ATGAGCAGAGAAAGAAATTCAGGGAAAAGTAACAATAGAAATTCTGAGAGGAGACCTTCCTCACCTAAAAGCTCAAAACCTTCATTTGATAAACCAAAGAGAACCAGAGGAACTGACACCCCAAAAAGAGGTGGCGAGAAAACTTTTGATTCTAGAGAGAAATATGTAAAAGGTGATCTGAAGTTAAGCAAAAAGCCTTTCAAAAAATTCGAAAAAGACGAAGACAAAGCAAAATCTTTCGTTCAAAAAAGACGACTAGAAAAACTAGCGAAATCTGAGAACAAAGAAACCATTCGTTTAAATAAATACATTGCGAATTCTGGAATTTGTAGCAGAAGAGAAGCGGATGAATTAATTACTCAAGGTTTGGTAGAAGTTAATGGTAAAGTAATTTCAGAATTAGGTTACCAAGTACAAAAAACTGATAGAGTAGTTTTTGACGGACAAGGAATTACGCCAGAAAAACCAGTGTATGTTTTACTAAACAAACCAAAAGGTTATATTTCTACAACTAAGGACGAAAAAATGCGCAAAACCGTAATGGATTTAGTGGCAAATGCTTCGCCATATCGTTTATTTCCTGTTGGTAGATTAGACAGAAGTACTACTGGTGTTATTTTATTGACGAATGATGGACACATGACTAAAAAATTGACGCATCCATCATTTAACATGAAAAAAATCTATCACGTAACGCTTGATAGAAAAATCTCTAAAGAGGATATGCAAGCTATTGCAGACGGAATTAGATTAGAAGAAGGTGTAGCAGAAGTAGATGCGATTTCTTACATCGATGGAAAACCTAAAAATGAGGTGGGAATAGAAATCCATATTGGTTGGAATAGAGTAGTGCGTAGAATTTTCCAGAAAATGGGCTACGAAGTAGAAGCGCTAGACAGAGTAATGTTTGCGGGACTTACCAAGAAAAATGTAAAAAGAGGCTACTGGCGAATTCTTACAGATTTAGAAGTCAACAACCTGAAAATGTTATAA
- a CDS encoding aldose epimerase family protein — MHSKNNVIITPIKNNISLYKITNKNGIEINLTNYGATLLSLYVPTKNGKIDVVLGFHSIDEYIKAFEIGASPYFNSVVGRFAGRIKNAQFQLNGKIIQLDQNHGKHHLHGGKYQLSNVAWNFENYNEETNTLTFSYVSKANEFYPGDVTIEVAYTLTDENELNIKYKATTTEDTLLNLTNHAYFNLDGISGNTLDQKLQINAEKFLELDAENIPTGNFIPMENHAFDFRSSKNVVVGIDHCFVLKNNKEPAAILESVKNGLTMKVYTDQPAVQIYVGGKTSDELQNKESVKYHTESGICFETQAFPDAPNHEDFPNAILRKGETYHQNTTFQFIIS; from the coding sequence ATGCATTCTAAAAACAATGTAATTATTACACCAATCAAAAATAATATATCACTATACAAAATTACCAATAAAAATGGTATAGAAATAAATCTTACTAATTATGGTGCAACACTACTTTCGCTCTACGTTCCTACCAAAAATGGTAAAATAGACGTCGTTTTAGGGTTTCATTCGATTGATGAGTATATTAAAGCTTTCGAAATAGGTGCTTCTCCATATTTTAATTCAGTGGTCGGAAGATTTGCAGGAAGAATTAAAAACGCTCAATTTCAACTGAACGGAAAAATCATTCAATTAGACCAAAATCATGGGAAACACCATTTGCACGGCGGAAAATACCAATTAAGTAACGTCGCTTGGAATTTTGAAAACTACAACGAAGAAACCAATACACTTACCTTCTCTTATGTAAGTAAAGCCAATGAATTTTATCCTGGAGATGTTACCATAGAAGTAGCTTATACTTTAACAGACGAAAACGAATTAAACATCAAATATAAAGCAACTACTACAGAAGACACGCTTCTAAACCTTACCAATCACGCTTATTTTAACCTTGACGGAATTTCAGGAAATACTCTTGACCAAAAATTACAAATCAATGCTGAAAAATTCTTAGAATTAGATGCAGAAAATATTCCTACAGGAAATTTTATTCCTATGGAAAACCACGCATTTGATTTCAGAAGCTCTAAAAATGTAGTGGTTGGAATAGACCATTGTTTTGTTTTAAAGAACAATAAAGAACCTGCAGCTATTTTAGAAAGTGTAAAAAATGGTTTAACCATGAAGGTTTACACAGACCAACCTGCGGTACAGATTTATGTAGGCGGAAAAACTTCTGATGAACTTCAAAATAAAGAATCGGTAAAATATCACACAGAAAGCGGAATTTGTTTTGAAACTCAAGCCTTTCCAGATGCTCCTAATCACGAAGATTTCCCGAATGCTATTTTAAGAAAAGGCGAAACATATCATCAGAACACTACTTTCCAATTTATAATTTCTTAG
- a CDS encoding glycoside hydrolase family 53 protein, translating to MKKLIFCFSTLAIISCSSGGDSPEPTPIPTEDSFIRAADLSFLPEIEAAGVSFKYNNTVQDPLLTLKNAGVNYIRIRLWNNPSNGHSNLSEVKQLATKVRNHGMKVWLTVHYSDTWADPGNQTKPIAWQNLNFSDLKSAVSVYTTQVVTEIKPEIIQIGNETNDGFLWPEGKLSTNETQYLDLTNTAISSVKTANSATKIMLHFAGISNSADWYFNKVKNLNYDYIGISYYPVYHGTSLTDLKTKLTTLSQTYNKKIILAETSYPFTLSWNDWTNNVVGQSNQLVAGYDATASGQKNYILAIKSLVKSVPNGSGFCYWGGEWVAFKGNQATNGSTWENQALWDFNNNALEAIQAFNKD from the coding sequence ATGAAAAAGTTAATTTTCTGTTTTTCAACATTAGCAATTATTTCTTGTAGTTCTGGTGGCGACAGTCCAGAACCCACTCCAATTCCTACAGAAGATAGTTTTATTAGAGCTGCAGATTTATCATTTTTACCAGAAATAGAAGCAGCAGGAGTTTCTTTTAAGTACAATAATACTGTGCAAGACCCATTGCTTACTTTAAAAAATGCTGGAGTAAATTACATTAGAATTCGTCTTTGGAATAATCCTAGTAACGGACATTCTAATTTATCTGAAGTAAAACAACTGGCAACTAAAGTTAGAAACCACGGAATGAAAGTTTGGCTCACCGTTCATTATTCTGATACTTGGGCAGATCCAGGCAATCAAACAAAACCTATAGCTTGGCAAAATTTAAATTTTTCTGATTTAAAATCTGCGGTCAGCGTTTACACTACACAAGTAGTTACCGAAATAAAACCCGAAATTATACAAATAGGAAATGAAACCAATGATGGATTTCTATGGCCAGAAGGAAAACTTTCTACCAATGAAACTCAATATTTAGATTTAACAAATACTGCTATTTCAAGCGTGAAAACCGCCAATAGTGCTACTAAAATCATGTTGCATTTTGCGGGAATTTCTAATTCAGCAGATTGGTATTTTAATAAAGTGAAAAACCTAAATTATGATTACATTGGCATTTCTTATTATCCCGTTTATCATGGAACTTCTTTAACTGATTTAAAAACCAAGCTCACTACACTAAGCCAAACGTATAACAAAAAAATCATTTTGGCAGAAACCTCTTATCCTTTTACACTAAGTTGGAATGATTGGACCAATAATGTGGTGGGACAAAGCAATCAATTGGTTGCAGGTTATGACGCTACTGCTTCTGGTCAAAAAAATTATATTCTCGCCATCAAATCATTGGTAAAATCAGTTCCGAATGGTTCTGGATTCTGTTATTGGGGAGGAGAATGGGTTGCCTTCAAAGGAAATCAAGCAACTAACGGCTCTACTTGGGAAAATCAAGCACTTTGGGATTTCAATAATAACGCTTTAGAAGCAATTCAAGCATTTAATAAAGATTAA
- a CDS encoding UbiA family prenyltransferase yields the protein MSNNPILHRLSQLMSLLLGARIFVLALFTFTLYVSTFFLFNQEESLRKFVFDYKVHGIILCAMLSIAAGGIINRFYDKEKDEVEKPFRSRLQSFLKEKYFLYSYVILNVFSLGISAVLSWRILIFFLIYQFIIWFYSHKLSKMLIINNLTFVSLTLYPFFGLLVYYKHFSYKLFLMAAFLFLIMLTIDLIKDVLTRNVDRVFGYNTIANVFGKKVSYIVIGFVIFANVLVSILLLFFIPRTNYMLGYFSLSILFFVMMSFPILTYQKSKLFWVINFFRIWVFVGVIFMLINGIFERF from the coding sequence ATGAGTAACAATCCCATTCTTCATCGTTTATCTCAATTGATGAGTTTGCTTTTAGGAGCAAGGATTTTCGTATTGGCATTGTTTACATTTACGTTGTATGTTTCTACCTTTTTTCTTTTTAACCAAGAAGAAAGTCTCAGAAAATTTGTTTTCGATTATAAAGTTCACGGAATTATTCTCTGTGCGATGCTGAGTATTGCAGCAGGCGGAATTATCAATCGTTTTTATGACAAGGAGAAAGATGAAGTAGAAAAGCCATTTAGAAGCAGATTACAAAGTTTTTTAAAGGAAAAATATTTTCTGTACAGTTATGTTATTCTCAATGTTTTTTCATTGGGGATTTCTGCGGTTCTTTCTTGGAGAATTCTTATTTTTTTCTTGATTTATCAATTTATCATTTGGTTTTACAGTCATAAATTGAGCAAAATGCTCATTATTAATAATCTCACTTTTGTGAGTTTAACACTCTATCCCTTTTTTGGATTATTAGTTTACTATAAGCATTTTTCGTATAAATTATTTTTAATGGCAGCGTTTTTATTTTTAATTATGTTGACGATAGACTTGATTAAAGATGTTTTGACAAGAAATGTAGATAGAGTTTTTGGCTATAATACAATTGCCAATGTTTTTGGAAAAAAAGTAAGTTATATTGTCATCGGGTTTGTGATTTTTGCAAATGTTTTGGTATCTATTCTGTTGCTTTTCTTCATCCCGAGAACCAATTATATGTTAGGTTACTTTTCTTTAAGTATTCTTTTTTTCGTAATGATGAGTTTTCCTATTCTTACTTATCAAAAATCTAAATTATTTTGGGTAATCAATTTCTTTAGAATTTGGGTTTTTGTTGGCGTAATTTTCATGTTGATCAATGGCATTTTTGAAAGGTTTTAA